From the genome of Hippocampus zosterae strain Florida chromosome 8, ASM2543408v3, whole genome shotgun sequence:
CAGCAACAGGCAATCCACTGCCTAGTCATAACAGCATCGAGCTCCGAAAGTTGGACAGCACTGTGCTCAAGGTAAGAAGACCAACAATTATGCCAATTATTCCAAGCCAGTGTGAAACTTATAGTTTCATTCTGAACACCCTAAAATCTGTCACACAGTCTGTgcaaccattcccactttttagCAAAAGGGGAATAAAATTGCATTGTCATCTCAAGAGAATCAGAGTTGTATGTGCTGAAGAAGTCATTATATTGTTCATTATTATTTCCAGACCCGACCTACTGTTTTCAAACTGCAGAAAAGCTCAATTAGAATTAGTAATCGATTTAAATATACTGAACCAATAAATCCACTATTATCAAATAaacacgatgaaattttatgttcTGGTTGTGTTGAAAATAGCACAATTAATGAACAAAGTACACAACAACCTGCTCTGCCACACTATTCAGAAGCTGTTTGAAATTAACGGGTACAAGTCTCTCCAAAAAATtcgaaaacaagaacaaacattcaGCAAAAGTATGTTTCTGTAAGAGGTGCTAATTTGTGGAATCGTTTTGGAACTGACCTGAAAAGCGGTGTTGTATCGCTTGCTCGGGTTCAAAAGTAAAGTACAAAAACGATTTCAGTCATCTCTAAAATGCTAAATTGCTTAAGTGCTTGGAATGTGATTGCTTGAGTGTGGTGTAGTAGAATACTGATTATACATATGATAGTACAGTGATATATAAATGTTCCAGAATGTTTGAGCTTACGTACTGcaagtacatactgtatgttgtagGCATACGGTATGTACAGTAATGGGGTGTTCagatggcacacatttgctccggtgctgcaccaatgtattttgttgcgatatatcttacaccagagcaaattttgtggagcgttcacacgtacaaagccgctgagcatatTAACcctggtgcagccccacttgcgttcacacaacAGTTTCTGCAGTGGTGCAAAATGATATAAAACAAAGAGTTGTCgtgttgtttcattttaaaacatacacaactgaagcaactactgtacagcacgttcttctccttctcggtctccgtgccttctgctcgagaggcgttcaataaCCGCCcctgaaaacgtaaatcaacgatgacttcaatgacactcagaaaagcaaacatatcatgcgccaaacagaaaatcaagagaggaaatcacaaaataaattctatgaggggggggggttgtgaacacacaacagaagaacaaactacacaaacaactccgagacagtccagtctcctgcaaaaggaaagatgacggaagtacaacagagctcggaagcaacacattctagccgtatgtaatcaactcttctcttGCGTAGCGAGGCTACTCCTCCCGCAAAccagcatttgctccggagtaaatttttaaccctgtagcgttcacacgaaccattttacatcggtgctgccccgcaaacgagcatttgctccggagcaaaattttaaaccacctccctgagcagggttaaatttgctccagttcaagctgttttcaggggctacaccggtgtaactttgcacgtgCGAACACTCTACTGGGGCTGCCCCGGCACAGCACTagagcaaatgttgccgtgtgaacaccccttatgtacACGTGTCAGTGCAGTTGTATCCTCGAGTAGGTCTATAGTACCgtgaaaaagtgtttttgcccccttcctgttttcttatttttttgaatgtcgGTCACACTTCAATGTTTcagatcatcaaacaaatttAAATATTAATCAAAGATAACACAAGTAAACACAAAGTGTAGTTTTTCAATTAAAGTGTTTATTattaaagggaaaacaaaatccaaacctACATGGCCCATGTGGAAAAAGTGTTTGCCCCCCTAAACCAAATAATAACTGGTTGGGCCACCCTTAAGCAGCAGCAACTGCAATCTAGCGTTTGCGACAACTTGCAATGAGTTTCACAGCGCTTAGggggaattttggcccactcatCTTTGCAGAATTGTTGTAATTCAGCCACTTTGGAGGTTTTTCGAGCATGAACCGCCTTTTTAAGGTCGTGCCACAGCATCTCAATAGGATTCAGATCAGGACTTTAACTAGGCCACTCcaaagtcttcttttttttcagccattCTGAGGTGGAATTGCTGGTGTTTTTTGGATCATTGTCCTGCTGCAGAACCCAAATTCGCAATACAAATTTGATTTGCATTGGCATTTTGtttgccacacacacaaattcttaaaaaaaaaaaaaggacgagaTGAAAAAGGGGGGGAGTTAACAGAagagaatgaaaaagaaacggAATATTGAAGATTAGAGCAGtatgttttcaatttttcaggTTCCACCGTCAAACTGAGCTGTTTTATCGCAGCACCAGTTTCACCGCATTTTCTGTGCTGAACATATTTTATGTGTCTTTACCATTTGTATATTTCACTGACAGGCATCTCACACTGTCATGGATTCGAATAAAAGTATAGCCATGTTTGAGATTCCACGTCTGAGTGCTGAACAGGGAGGATTATGGGAGTGCAGGGTGTCAACCAACGGAGGGCAGGACTCCCGTAAATTCAATCTTACAATTAAAGGTCAGTCTTAGTAAGTTTTAATCGTTAATGTCGGGAGAAGGGGAGACAGTGACACAGGTTTTATCTCATTCTTGTACAGAACCACCAGTGCCCACCACTGCTCCCATACTGCTGGAAAAGAGGAGTAAGCAGCTACTTGTGATGCCCATGGATTGCCACAAAGGAGACGGGCCCATTGTCTCCACCACCCTCCTCTACAAGCCTGTTGGGAATGAAGATTCTTGGTCCTCCATTATCGGTAAATATATCATTCATCGTGAGATCTACTTCTACACCTACTAATTAGAATTATCAGTCACCATCAGAGTACAGTAGTCCTTCACCAAGCCAGTCTTGAAATATGCTGCCATTACTTTGTATTTCTTTACAGTGTACAGTGACAAAGAACCGATCACCCTGATGAACCTGGAGCCGTCAACACGCTACCGTGTGCAGGTCCAGCTGACTCGCCCTGGTGCGGGAGGAGAAGGGGCTCCGGGGCCAGAGGCCATCATGGAGACAGATTGTCCTGGTAAGACAAACAGACTGTGACAGACAATTGTTGAATTTGACTTGAAATTTCAAATATGAGCGTATTGCGCCTGGCTAAAACAATCAACAGAAATAGGTCAACAACTGAGACGTGTTTCTGTTTGCAATGCAAACGTGCTTCAGAGATGCTGTGCAAACAGTCCAGAATAGCATTGATTCctaaattgaaatggatttgtcTGCTCTGATGAAAATCAATCTTTGATCAATTCTCAGCAATATGTCTGAGGGAATGTAGTAACAATTTTCCCAagacttttgtcattttcgtatAGGCCACTGTGCATTTGGGACATTAAGTGCACAGGATAAGTGATAAATCATGTATGAAGAAGCGTTGCCACCAAATTGCATCTGAGCTCTTCAGGAGTTTCCTTGGGTGTCATGACAATATTTTGACTCTGGTGTTCTGTGGGGTCTTAACTTTGAGATAATCCTGTGTCTCCTTGAGAATAGGGCCACTAATGTGATAACAAAATGATGTGGGTCAGAATACAGTGGAATGCACTGTAGCTCAGTGGACATTTTAGGAAGGAAAGGAAATTAAGTTAGATGTAATGGATAAGGCTGTTGCCGCCCCCCGCAGTTCATCCTGTGTTCTCTGTCACTGCAGAGCCCACAGTTCAACCAGAGATTGACATCAGCTTGGTGGAAGGTCGCAATGTCACTGTGCGATGGCGACTGCCCAGCAACAGTGGCATTAATGTCGACACAGCCAGTGGCTTTTTAGTGCAGCTCTTCGGCCCGCCACCCCAAAGTGAGAAACTCCTGGAGGAAACCACCCTGTTAAATGTCCTGTCCAAAAAGTTCCACAACATGGAGTATCAACAAGACTACACAGTGGTGGTGCGCCTCATCAACTGTGGCAGCCAGGGGCCTCCTTCCAAACCCTACCACATCCGCATCAACAGCCAGGGTAACTAGCAATTCAAATTAGGTTGGAAAGGAGCAAAACTGCAATCAAGTCCTCGTTTTTTGAGTGGCATGAtgtatttacaaaaataaagtagGCTTCTACGAAATAAATGGGGAGGGAACTGTTCCTTCGATGCATGAAGCATGGCTGATGCTCGCTGGTTGTTTGCAGAACCTCTCTACCCTCTAACCTTGTGGCACTGGGCCCTGAGAGATTTGCATGGAAGCAGTATACTGCATGTGGTTCATGTGTAATACTCCATTTATGGTAATGGTCCTACCAAGTGTCATGTGTTCTTTTGTCACAGGCCCATCATCCCCACGGAACGTCCAGGCCCTGTCCCTATCTTTGTCAGCCATCCAATTGAGGTGGCAGCCCCCCGAGGATGTAAATGGAGGCGTCATGAAATATGTCATTGAGTACCAGCCAGTCAGCCAAGGGGGCCCACACCTTTGGGTGGACACAGATGATGGCAACAAGACCACGAAAGATATTACGGCGCTCAACAGCAGCACGCTCTACCAGTTCAGAGTGAGGGCTTTTTCCAAGGTGCCAGGAGAGTGGAGCAAGTTCGTTAAAGCCATTACACAAGGAGATGGTAAGTTGCTAAGAATCAATACAAGAGTCACTTCTTCTGAGTATAAAGAATCCGATTGACGATAACAAACTAAAAGAATAATTACGGTTGTTGAAGCACCTGGTAAAGTGCCgttctacaccactgcaaacaaTACCACAAAAATGCATTGGTATTGTTCATACCTCTATGATACATTCTGCTACGCATTCAAATATGCAGATGAGATAAAATTATATTTCAGTAAGACTGCCTCGTGATGTTAGATGCATTTTCACTCAGAAATGTCCGAAAAGGGTTTTTGCTAAACTCAACATATCAACCAAAAATTGCTATTCGACATTTGTGAGGCTTGAAGGCAAATGTCATTGAAAGTGTTTCTCAAAGGTATGTTAGCAAAAGGCCAGACTCtttcaaaaagaagttaacaaaTATCAGGGGCTCAGAAGCATAAtgcacttttgttttatttttggcaaaACGTGCTTACCTGCCAAGCTAAAACCTCCGATAAATATCTTGACTGTATTTATGGCTCGTTTTATGTTATCCAAATATGAGACAGGACCACCCACACAGGTTCCAGAGACATCCACTCAGGATCATACGACAAGATCCGTTTATCTCATCTGTCTAAAAGTCATCtgctccttattttttttctctctgtctctgttctCTTCCcctgtgccaaaaaaaaaaaaaaaaaggtctgcaaAGTTTAACGCCGACCACCCACGGTATGGTTCGGAAACCTGCAGGGGACAACTACCAGCTGTTGGTGGCAGTGGTGGGCTCAGTGACGGTCACGTGTGTGACCATTCTGCTGGCGCTGCTTGCGCTTTTCTTCATTCGCAAAACTCTACTCAACCGTCGTCGCACATTCACCTACCAGTCTGGATCCGTAAGGAACTCATCATTCATACGTTTTGTTATGAATTTCATAAAGTTAAGGTGTTCCGATATTTTTTGTCTAACATTCCAATTTCATTCACATCACCTTGATATGTTTGTATTATTGCTGAGATGAGCACTGCTGCCACCAACAGGGTGAGGAGACAATTCTGCAGTTCAACTCTGGAACTCTGACCCTAACCCGAAGGCCTAAGCCCATCCCGGAACCCCTTACTTATCCAATCCTGGAATGGGAAGACATTAAATTTGAGGATGTCATCGGTGAGGGCAACTTTGGACAGGTGTGCCAAATGATATTTTATTATCATCATTTACTTGTGCGACCACATATATGAGTTAACAGAAATTTCACAATTAGGTGATCAAAGCCATGATCAAGAAAGATGGCAACAAGATGAGCGCCGCCATAAAAATGCTGAAAGGTGAATGAATGCAAAACTGTATTTGACATGCAGATGAAGTCCTTCTGCTGATGTgaagctctatttttttttttttggtggcatttATTGAACAACACTATTTCTGCTTTTCATCTCCCTGCAGAGTTTGCCTCAGAAAATGACCACCGAGACTTTGCAGGGGAACTGGAAGTGCTGTGTAAACTAGGCCAGCATCCCAACATCATCAACTTGATTGGAGCGTGTGAGAACAGAGGTTAGGGCCTGACACCCAATGTGCTTTTTTGTAATGGCCTCTAAAATCAATGCTGGCAATGTTTACTTCATAGCGTAAAATAAACAGAGCCGTGTTtaatgtttcatcacaattaaTCACACCATAATGTGATtaattgtttattcattttgctATTTCTCACCACCGAAGGTATTTTTAATGATGAAAGCTATTAAATTGAGTTGAAtatcattcaaatgtatttctgcTGGAACATCATACGCACATGGATTCCACCACGATGGAGCCATTCAAAACAACTGCTGGGTTCTTGGCTCATGACATAGTCCGTCTGTTTATCTTATTGTCTCAGGTTTGCTTGACATCGTTCTGACTGATGTGAGTGTTCAGTATGTGTTTCATTGCTACAACTTTTTACATAACATAGTATGCTTTGATTCTGACAATGTTTGAACAAATGTAAATTACACTACAGATGTTTACATAACACAGATTAGTCTACATTTTTAAGCAAATCGCAGAACCAAATCAGCCctcaaatgtaaatattcaATCTCACATGTTCGCAATTGTCATTTTAGCCTTTAAACATACTGTATGGCCCTGCTGTTGAACACAGCAGACGAAAATAACTTGGTGTTTTGGTGAATGGTGTTTTGGCCTTTTTGAGCTTTCTGATCAAGATGTGTTCATTCACTCATTATCCTTCAATTTGGAGAAAAACGACATTGGTTTAAATGTACGATTGGTACAGGCCTAGACCTTGTGTCAAAAGTTATCTTAAATGTCCTAAGAATGAAGTCTAAAATTGACCGCAGCTGCCAACTTTAATAGGAGTCTATTCAAATTGAaattcgtttttattttgacataaaagaCCGTGCAAGATTGAATGCAAATTATTCACAagaagcctctcccagctgactgGATGAGGAAATGTCTGTAGCCTGGAATCATCACCATTCAATGGCAGTGTGCGTACAGGCAAACTAGCATTCACATCATCATTCAGATTTACGGGGCAAGTTGGAGTCTTTAATTAACCTAACACGCATGCACAATTTTGCAATGTGAGAGCAAGCTTGGGTACCCAGAGAAACCCCTCACTAgcaaagggagaacatgcaaacatcaCACAAAAACATCAGAGCCAAGATATGTGTGCACACTCATAAAAAAAGTGCTCCCTCTTGCTGCTTGCCCTGAAATACACCAACAACGAGAACGTCTATTGAACATCTTCATGACCTTGAGGAGCTCTATTAGATGCTGTCATCTCTTAAGAAAGTCTGGCGAAGCTCTTGGAGGCTTTTATGAAAACTCTCATTTGCCTTTTTCTGTCACACATTGTACGACCAGTTAAGGCTGTCTTTCAAAGATTTTAGCAATAATCTGTCTAGATTGTGGGtgaattcatttgcttgaagaGAATGTTTTGACCTGTTCCAGGTTACCTGTACATCGCCATAGAATATGCTCCGTATGGCAATCTTCTTGACTTCTTGAGAAAGAGTCGTGTCTTGGAGACTAACCCTGCCTTTGCCAAGGAGCATGGCACAGCCTCTACGCTCACTTCCCAACAGTTACTGCAGTTTGCTGTTGATGTGGCGACTGGGATGCATTACCTCAGTGACAAACAGGTAAGATAGtgagggctctattttcatcgACAGCCAGACGTGTGCTCGGAGTAAAAACTGGCGAAGCTTCGTCGTTTATTGTGTTTTGGGATTTGGCAAAACACGCTGTGCTGTGCTGGGCGTTTCTGTGGACCGaaggtgttttattttacatgcacctgacaatttggtgacaggaAGTAGATTAGGCAagctaaaagcaggtctaaattGTGGCACTGGTGGTGTCATTCGATTTGGTGGAGTTGGTAGAAGTGCAGGCAGATTCTGCTCCTCACTtcgattttattttacaaagttCTTATAGTCCAGTTCTTAGAGAACTCGAACTGAGTGCACACctcttcaaaaacacaaaagttcaGATTAGTTGTATGCTCATAATCAATATATTCTGATGGTAGTGTTGCCTGTAATAACTTCTCCCTTCCTCTTCTCCACTTCTTTAAAATCAGTTCATTCACAGAGATTTGGCCGCCAGAAATGTTCTTGTTGGCGACAACCTTGTGGCAAAGATAGCAGATTTTGGTCTGTCCCGTGGTGAGGAGGTTTATGTGAAGAAGACAATGGTAAGTATTGCCTGAATTAGATTTGGCTTTTCAATTGAATCAAGTTTTCTCGTTAGTGAGACAATGGGTAGTTTTATCAGCAGGGCGGAGTCACATACCTGTAACACATGTGGAGAGAATGGAGCTAGATCAACTTTAAAGTTAGGAGAAAATGTATAAAGAGATTAGTTGATTTGTATtggatttttgtcatttttgaagaCAGTATTTTAGCACCCGTTAATCATCATGATATTTTGTCACTCCCAGGGTAGGTTGCCTGTTCGCTGGATGGCCATTGAGTCTCTGAACTACAGTGTGTATACAACCAAAAGTGATGTGTGAGTAACAAGAACAGCttccaacaagaaaaaaaaaacctaaagaaAACAGATAGTTTTCACAACATAGTAAGCTAACAGTGTCGACCTGGGTAACTAATATTTTCTTTGGTGCCTTCATTGATATGAAAATCCTTGGCTGATACGTCAAAGTAAAAACAATTCCTTTATGGAGGCagaacccctccaccccccccaaaaaacttctTTCACCCTCTCATGAGCTTACACTAGAAAACGGCTGTCAATAACCCAACAACAAATCATCCCCCTGCCACTGGAGGGATGATAGGACTGTGTGTTGCGTGTGATAAGAGCAACACGGAAGTCTTGGGTACAACTTAGCAGACGTTGGGACGTCAACTTGAAACTATTTATACGCACTGTAGCAAACAAGTGAAACGAGCAGAGAAGGGCAAGTCACAGCTATTTGTAAACATCAGCAGTATTTGAATATACAAACGGagagaaacaacaaacaaacttgaAGGTGTAATAAGATAATGTAGACACAatgtaaaatatgacaacaatGCTAATCCAATCAAATTTTGCACTGTATAAGGAAGAATGGTACACTTGGAGTGGAGTAATTTTCGGTGGTATTTTTGTGTTGCATTTTGCATGCCAGAGAATCTGTAACTCAAAACAGCTGCACTGTTTAAGAGTTCCATGATCTTTGTTCTCAGGTGGTCTTTCGGGATTCTCCTTTGGGAAATTGTAAGCCTTGGCAAGTAAACACAGTCTTATTTGAATCATCATAATCTAATCAAAATAATAGTCCATTTTAAATGACAGCATATTCTCTATGGTTTCTAAACAACGTGATGATAGACATTATGCATGTGTGTCAGGTGGTACGCCGTACTGTGGTATGACATGTGCTGAGCTTTATGAAAAACTGCCACAAGGCTACAGGATGGAGAAGCCCAAGAATTGTGACGATGAAGTGTAAGTtgcgtttttttccctctcttcaGTCTGTTATCCAGACCATATGAGTCAACTTGATCTGCCCCTCTCCAGGTATGAGCTGATGAAACAGTGCTGGAGGGATCGGCCATATGAAAGACCCCCTTTCTCTCAAGTCTCGGTGCAGCTCAACCGAATGCAAGAGGCCAGGAAGGTAAAGACGAAGCCCGCTCTTCTTTGTAGTTATTTTGTTTGCAACACCTTTTACAACAGTATACTGGCTATTATTATTGCTAGGAAACTAAACCAACAAAAGAGGAGCTACAACTGAGTTTTCAATAATAAGCATGTTTTGATAAAACCCTTCCTTTTTCCAGGCCTATGTGAACATGGCACTTTTTGAGAATTTTACTTACGCTGGAATAGACGCTACTGCGGAGGAAGCCTGACTACCAGCCCCCCCAGGCCCTGGCATGCCACATCACTTCAAGAAGAAGCCCAAAAGATTTTCACCACGTTACTGCCACCTTCCCGCGGCACACCGCAGAGAGAGAAGGACCAGACGGTCTTTCAAAACCACCCAGTTATAGATGGAGGACTGTGAAAGGACACTGTGTGAAGGTATCTGAGGCATTAGCAGATGTGAAGTATGGCCTCGGATGGAGACAATCACTCTCAGAAGAGCCAACTCATCGGGCTTCCTGTTGGAGATGTTACACTTTTGACCGGGAGTCAAAGGTTAATGGAGTTATGTGGCTTGCTGTTCCACCACAGGGTCTGTGGGGTACTCATACCGGATATTATTTGCTCTCCGTTCTCCCAAAACAATGGGCATGGAGTGAAGCATAATCATTGAAGTTCTCAGACTCTTAAAAACACATACAACAGCACTTAATACAAGCCTTTTTTAATAGTCAGTGGATTATCACCGCCATGTGAACTACTGTACAGTAAGTTGtatagctgtgtgtgtgtgtgtgtgtgtgtgtgtgtgtgtgtgtgtgtgtgtgtatgtacagttTCCAGTAGAGTAGTTCACATGGTGGTgataatccacacacacacacacacacacacacacacacacacacacacacacgcgtagtattttgttttaaacgCCTCCTATAGCCTGAATGTAATTAGTCCACACAAATGCACtaatgaatgtttgaatgttttggCTTCCAACAACAtgggtatattttttaaacatttcttttCCGGTGTGTTTTAAGTCTTTTGTTCACTGACAAACTGCAGTATAGGTCACTGTTTGGGATCCTCCATActatcaaaaatatgttttttagttgtttttatgtgtgtgtaggtttgtgtgtgggttttgttgttttcttctttgtgcaaTGCAACATAGCTTTTACCTAAGCCAATTgtatgattttgttttctttttcttaatggTATGTACATTTTATATACAAGGGTGACATTCAGGAGTCTCTGCATTGAGCAGTTAGTCCACTTATAGGTCAAATGATTTATAATACAGTAGTTACACTTTCTACTTTCTTCAGCCATTTGTTTGACACAAATGACCTCACAGTtatggagattaaaaaaatcttcTGATTTGACAAAGGCCAAGAGACTATTGAAACTAGTTGTGTCTATGTGGCAGTAACCATAAATTAATTTTAGTACCACAGATGTGTGACCCTTTCAGAGTTGGCAATGGGTagcgatgggaaaatgaagcttcatgatgcttcatgaaccagtgGCTGCACTTTGTTTTACTCATCTAGATGGCACTGTTAGGTTAAAGAAAGGGGGTTAAGAAATGACAAGTCAGTGTGCTTCCAGGCCCGTGTTGTACAGAGTGCCATCtcgaggtgtaaaaaaaaaaagtgcttcatgaaacatcttgaaatttcattttcccatcacccATGTAATGGACAATCATTCCTGAAACATATTATCCCATTTTTATGGAACCAATTGAGACAtagctgtacagtatatac
Proteins encoded in this window:
- the tie1 gene encoding tyrosine-protein kinase receptor Tie-1 isoform X3 translates to MKIVCLWLLCILDLSDAVIDLTMISTAEVIQVNHFSISCINGARTPAQVELAIKRDNKILIFPKMPNFKLHKPRNKKVVAREFRDLDNVGIFYCESAQEVPPLETVTMINNFGRANFVPTHLTITANKGETVHLSMVLLSSEKRDVTWKYNGNYYYMTHWNDMVNRTAVLTVENAALANQGIYSASYVGDSPLQGAWMRLIVRACPNKKWGPYCDKDCPECLNGGVCHDVDGDCICPPGFMGTRCETACREGMFGRNCQESCSSERDCKGLRFCLPDPYGCSCGSGWYGNRCEKACHNDMYGPDCRLSCRCQNGGMCNRFSGCQCPTGWRGQNCEKSDRAPEILDLDSNLEWNLNSSPKIYCSATGNPLPSHNSIELRKLDSTVLKASHTVMDSNKSIAMFEIPRLSAEQGGLWECRVSTNGGQDSRKFNLTIKEPPVPTTAPILLEKRSKQLLVMPMDCHKGDGPIVSTTLLYKPVGNEDSWSSIIVYSDKEPITLMNLEPSTRYRVQVQLTRPGAGGEGAPGPEAIMETDCPGPSSPRNVQALSLSLSAIQLRWQPPEDVNGGVMKYVIEYQPVSQGGPHLWVDTDDGNKTTKDITALNSSTLYQFRVRAFSKVPGEWSKFVKAITQGDGLQSLTPTTHGMVRKPAGDNYQLLVAVVGSVTVTCVTILLALLALFFIRKTLLNRRRTFTYQSGSGEETILQFNSGTLTLTRRPKPIPEPLTYPILEWEDIKFEDVIGEGNFGQVIKAMIKKDGNKMSAAIKMLKEFASENDHRDFAGELEVLCKLGQHPNIINLIGACENRGYLYIAIEYAPYGNLLDFLRKSRVLETNPAFAKEHGTASTLTSQQLLQFAVDVATGMHYLSDKQFIHRDLAARNVLVGDNLVAKIADFGLSRGEEVYVKKTMGRLPVRWMAIESLNYSVYTTKSDVWSFGILLWEIVSLGGTPYCGMTCAELYEKLPQGYRMEKPKNCDDEVYELMKQCWRDRPYERPPFSQVSVQLNRMQEARKAYVNMALFENFTYAGIDATAEEA
- the tie1 gene encoding tyrosine-protein kinase receptor Tie-1 isoform X1; translated protein: MKIVCLWLLCILDLSDAVIDLTMISTAEVIQVNHFSISCINGARTPAQVELAIKRDNKILIFPKMPNFKLHKPRNKKVVAREFRDLDNVGIFYCESAQEVPPLETVTMINNFGRANFVPTHLTITANKGETVHLSMVLLSSEKRDVTWKYNGNYYYMTHWNDMVNRTAVLTVENAALANQGIYSASYVGDSPLQGAWMRLIVRACPNKKWGPYCDKDCPECLNGGVCHDVDGDCICPPGFMGTRCETACREGMFGRNCQESCSSERDCKGLRFCLPDPYGCSCGSGWYGNRCEKACHNDMYGPDCRLSCRCQNGGMCNRFSGCQCPTGWRGQNCEKSDRAPEILDLDSNLEWNLNSSPKIYCSATGNPLPSHNSIELRKLDSTVLKASHTVMDSNKSIAMFEIPRLSAEQGGLWECRVSTNGGQDSRKFNLTIKEPPVPTTAPILLEKRSKQLLVMPMDCHKGDGPIVSTTLLYKPVGNEDSWSSIIVYSDKEPITLMNLEPSTRYRVQVQLTRPGAGGEGAPGPEAIMETDCPEPTVQPEIDISLVEGRNVTVRWRLPSNSGINVDTASGFLVQLFGPPPQSEKLLEETTLLNVLSKKFHNMEYQQDYTVVVRLINCGSQGPPSKPYHIRINSQGPSSPRNVQALSLSLSAIQLRWQPPEDVNGGVMKYVIEYQPVSQGGPHLWVDTDDGNKTTKDITALNSSTLYQFRVRAFSKVPGEWSKFVKAITQGDGLQSLTPTTHGMVRKPAGDNYQLLVAVVGSVTVTCVTILLALLALFFIRKTLLNRRRTFTYQSGSGEETILQFNSGTLTLTRRPKPIPEPLTYPILEWEDIKFEDVIGEGNFGQVIKAMIKKDGNKMSAAIKMLKEFASENDHRDFAGELEVLCKLGQHPNIINLIGACENRGYLYIAIEYAPYGNLLDFLRKSRVLETNPAFAKEHGTASTLTSQQLLQFAVDVATGMHYLSDKQFIHRDLAARNVLVGDNLVAKIADFGLSRGEEVYVKKTMGRLPVRWMAIESLNYSVYTTKSDVWSFGILLWEIVSLGGTPYCGMTCAELYEKLPQGYRMEKPKNCDDEVYELMKQCWRDRPYERPPFSQVSVQLNRMQEARKAYVNMALFENFTYAGIDATAEEA
- the tie1 gene encoding tyrosine-protein kinase receptor Tie-1 isoform X2, which produces MISTAEVIQVNHFSISCINGARTPAQVELAIKRDNKILIFPKMPNFKLHKPRNKKVVAREFRDLDNVGIFYCESAQEVPPLETVTMINNFGRANFVPTHLTITANKGETVHLSMVLLSSEKRDVTWKYNGNYYYMTHWNDMVNRTAVLTVENAALANQGIYSASYVGDSPLQGAWMRLIVRACPNKKWGPYCDKDCPECLNGGVCHDVDGDCICPPGFMGTRCETACREGMFGRNCQESCSSERDCKGLRFCLPDPYGCSCGSGWYGNRCEKACHNDMYGPDCRLSCRCQNGGMCNRFSGCQCPTGWRGQNCEKSDRAPEILDLDSNLEWNLNSSPKIYCSATGNPLPSHNSIELRKLDSTVLKASHTVMDSNKSIAMFEIPRLSAEQGGLWECRVSTNGGQDSRKFNLTIKEPPVPTTAPILLEKRSKQLLVMPMDCHKGDGPIVSTTLLYKPVGNEDSWSSIIVYSDKEPITLMNLEPSTRYRVQVQLTRPGAGGEGAPGPEAIMETDCPEPTVQPEIDISLVEGRNVTVRWRLPSNSGINVDTASGFLVQLFGPPPQSEKLLEETTLLNVLSKKFHNMEYQQDYTVVVRLINCGSQGPPSKPYHIRINSQGPSSPRNVQALSLSLSAIQLRWQPPEDVNGGVMKYVIEYQPVSQGGPHLWVDTDDGNKTTKDITALNSSTLYQFRVRAFSKVPGEWSKFVKAITQGDGLQSLTPTTHGMVRKPAGDNYQLLVAVVGSVTVTCVTILLALLALFFIRKTLLNRRRTFTYQSGSGEETILQFNSGTLTLTRRPKPIPEPLTYPILEWEDIKFEDVIGEGNFGQVIKAMIKKDGNKMSAAIKMLKEFASENDHRDFAGELEVLCKLGQHPNIINLIGACENRGYLYIAIEYAPYGNLLDFLRKSRVLETNPAFAKEHGTASTLTSQQLLQFAVDVATGMHYLSDKQFIHRDLAARNVLVGDNLVAKIADFGLSRGEEVYVKKTMGRLPVRWMAIESLNYSVYTTKSDVWSFGILLWEIVSLGGTPYCGMTCAELYEKLPQGYRMEKPKNCDDEVYELMKQCWRDRPYERPPFSQVSVQLNRMQEARKAYVNMALFENFTYAGIDATAEEA